Proteins from a single region of Budorcas taxicolor isolate Tak-1 chromosome 11, Takin1.1, whole genome shotgun sequence:
- the ZNF391 gene encoding zinc finger protein 391, with product MESLRGNTAQHPMDEEACKSEGQLSRQTKCPVEKKFPFEKRAIRKVSVSLKEIFAKERGPESSKFNLSSKFNTRQRIPKGARSPKSRKNSKDNSDLIKHQKLFLQRKPCKCNECGKAFSYESDLIVHRRIHGREKPFECNECGKTFSRSTHLIEHQRTHTGEKPYECPECGKAFSRSTHLSLHQRIHTGEKPYECSECGKAFSRSTNLSQHQRTHTQEKPYKCNECGKAFSDRSTIIQHQRIHTGENPYECSECGKAYSWISSLIEHQRTHTGENPYECNDCGKVFSRSSSLAEHQRIHTGEKPHECRMCGKGFSRNSTLIIHQRTHTGEKPFKCNSCEKAFSQSSTLIRHQQLHTKK from the coding sequence ATGGAAAGTCTTCGAGGGAATACTGCCCAGCATCCTATGGATGAAGAAGCCTGTAAAAGTGAGGGCCAATTATCAAGGCAGACAAAATGTCCTGTAGAGAAGAAATTTCCTTTTGAGAAAAGGGCAATCAGAAAAGTGTCAGTGTCTCTCAAGGAGATTTTTGCTAAGGAGAGAGGCCCTGAATCCAGTAAATTTAATCTAAGCTCAAAATTTAATACACGGCAGAGAATTCCAAAGGGAGCTAGGTCCCCCAAATCTAGGAAAAACTCCAAAGATAATTCAGACTTAATTAAACACCAAAAACTCTTTCTGCAAAGGAAGCCTTGTAAATGCAATGAATGTGGTAAAGCCTTTAGCTATGAATCAGACCTCATTGTCCACAGGAGAATTCATGGCAGAGAAAAGCCTTTTGAATGCAATGAATGTGGGAAAACTTTTAGCCGAAGTACACACCTTATTGAACATCAAAgaactcacactggagagaaaccttacgaATGCCCTGAATGTGGAAAAGCTTTTAGCCGGAGTACACACCTTAGTCTACATCAGAGGATccatactggagaaaaaccatatgaatgtagtgaatgtggaaaagcctttaGCCGAAGCACTAACCTTAGTCAACATCAGCGAACTCATACTCAAGAAAAACCTTACAAgtgtaatgaatgtgggaaagccttcagtgaCCGTTCAACTATAATTCAGCATCAACGAATACACACTGGAGAGAATCCCTATGAATGCAGTGAATGCGGAAAAGCTTACAGTTGGATCTCATCTCTTATTGAACATCAGAGAACACACACTGGAGAGAACCCCTATGAATGCAATGACTGTGGAAAAGTATTCAGTCGAAGCTCATCCCTTGCTGAACATCAGAGAATccacactggagaaaagcctCATGAGTGTAGAATGTGTGGCAAGGGCTTTAGTCGGAACTCCACCCTTATTATTCACCAGAGAACTCATACCGGAGAGAAGCCTTTTAAGTGTAATAGCTGTGAGAAAGCCTTCAGTCAGAGTTCAACTCTTATTAGACATCAGCAACTTCACACTAAAAAGTAA